The genomic DNA AGAACAATTCACAAAAAGGCAAACATATGtgcaatgcattgaagtcaatggacttttttttcatgGCCACTTTTTTTGTGGAGCACAgtgcattggagtctatgggcattttttgcagcaaaatcaaaaataaaaatcgtATTCATCCGCCAGTCATCCTGAcagtttcatgctttttttttcaaaccaaaaagtttttattgattttcattcacaagacaaggggggaggggggggggtatgcGCCCGCCTGGGAGACACGGACCAGTAACATTTCCGTACAATAGTAACAAGAATGCATATATATTTCCCCTCGGGCAAGAGATACATGGTTATTCACATACAACAGTAATACCCTCAGCATCAGTCCATGGACGCCAAATCTTATCAAACTTGTCAGGACAGCCCCGAGACAAGTAGGTAAGTTTGATCAGGGGGAGGACAGCATTCACTTGCTTACGCCACATTGTCAGTGTAGGGGGCCGAGGCCCCATCCATCTCAGTATAATAGACTTTTTTGCATAGTATAACAGACCTCTAGTGAGCAGTTGTAAGAATTTCCCATGAATAACTCCCTCCAAAATACCCAACAGACAGGAGTGTGGAGTAAGCACCAGGGGGAGATCCAGATGTGTCGAGAGATGCGTTATGACAGCTCTCCAAAATGCTTGTATGTGGGGGCATTGCCACGACATGTGGAGAAAATCGGCCTGCTCCTCCTGACACCTATGGCAGTTGCCAGTAGCCCTACTTCCAAACCTATGTAACTTAGTCGGGGTTAGATAGACCTGATGGAGAAACTTGTATTGAATCAGCCTATCTCGAGAGGATACCAAGAAGTGGTACAGATTGTCAGTCACCTCTTCCCACTGGTCCTCCTCCAGGTCGCCTAGAGTGTCCCGCCATTTAAGGTAAGTGCGATGGAATggggccacaggggcacggaCCAGGAGCCAATAGATTCGGGATACTAATTTAGCTGGCGTGTCCGTCTGAACCAGCTTCAAGAGTGGGTAGTCCTCGGCTACCAGTAGTTGGGAGCGAAACTGCGCCAAAAAGGCCTCTCTCAATTGGAAGTAAGCATGAAGCCTCAGATTGGGAACCCTCATTTTGTCTCTAAGCTCAGtataagaaataaacatattGTCCTCTAGAACATCAGATAAGATTCTTATACCCCCTAATGGCCAGTCTTGAAAGTTGGGGAGGTCCTTAAAGTGGATCAGGGTAGAGTTTCTCCAGAGTGGCAAACTCGGGGAGAGCAATGGTGGGTCAGCCCCTGTCATACGGAGAGCGGAAAGCCAAGCCCCATGGGTAGTCGTCACCACAGCCAGTCCCTTGGGGAGATCAGTGGGTGCTCTATAGGGAGCATTCCGCAATGCCTCTACCGAGCCCATCCACGAAGCCTGTAGCTGCATATTAGGGTTCTCTGCATTAGGCACAAGCCACCAATGAACATAGGCAGCCTGGGCTGCCAAGTAGTAGGCCTTCAAATTGGGCAGCGCCAGACCACCGCTATCCAAAGGGGCACACAAAGTTTCCCTGGCGATCCTGGGGGCTTTATTATTCCAGATGAATGACGTCAACACTTTGTCAATGGTGCGAAAAACCTTATTGGGTACGTGAATCGGGCAATTGCGAAAGAGATATAGGAATTTCGGAGACAGTTTCATGCTTAGCTGCCAACCAGAGGCAGGGCCGGAACCTGGGGTGGGCAGAaaaggcaagtgcctagggcacaaaggagAAGAGAGCACCAGCCACATACCTAGTCCTAGCCCTGCAAGTGCaaaactctccattcatttctattggattttgaaaggcgtatttatcaaaggataaactttcatttttacCCATTGacaaatacgccttttaaaatgccatagaaatgaggGAGAAATGAGAGAAAAATAAGGAGTATAGGAATTATACtttagcggactgtggtgatctctaacttcactctttcataaatataccccaatggcaGAAGGTCCTTtaacaaatatgtttttcaactgtaggattctcaatagtttcaggCTATTTCAGCtagtttttgttcaataatccaataaattcgaGTTCTCGTTgagacaattcgataaagttgagttttcggagcAACAATTCTAAAagttgcactgttttttttttgagaagttttattggtaacttaaggggatttgggtttgggagtttggtcacattttatttttataaaatgagaaAAAGTGGAGTTTTAGTACATACCTCCCTTAAATATTGAATTCTTAGAGCTTTTGAGAAATTTAGGAAAACTACAAATTACTTAGAGTTTcttaggaaaaaaatgaaatcaggttgttagtaaatggacccacaATGTAATGGAGTTTGTTCTGATTTGAGAACTTTAGCAAATGTGCTattggtttagaaaaaaaaaatcatacttgaATATTAATAAACCAGCCTCCCTGTCAAGCTAGGCAGCCCCCTGTAATAAACATAGCTCAATGACTCTGCACTGCCCTTATATTCAGAGATCGTATTACAAGACTTCAAAACAAAAATATCCTACagtttttttaatccattgtCAAAATATGTTatgatcagggttggactgggcctggaaaaaacccagtgggccccaggacCCCCAGTGTGACCCTGGTTATGATTTTTAGTTTACAGTTAAATAACTTGTAAAATTCTTCACTAATTCGGTGGAAAAATAATCAATTACAGAGTGCTCTTTATTTCTTTGACAAGATTTTTCAatcggcataaaaaaaaaatgtagtgcaaatagaagaaaataggtcgctccaaactcaccccctgtGTGTTCTTGTTAGTGTAGCTCCATTAATTCATTGAAATCATCCGGGTGCTCTGACATCAGCGTCCCCACTGGAATTATAGTAGCTCAAAAGatgaaaaggcggcactccggttagaTAAAAAAAGTGGTTTATTCCAACGGGTCACTGACCCACATCACCTGACACGTTTCGGGAATAGCTCCCTAGCACGTCAGGTGATgtgggtcagtgacctgttggaataaatcaACTTTTTTATCTAACCGGAATGCCGCCACTCCCCCGGAATtcgctcttaaaggggaaggaaaattAGTTAGCGCAAAAAACCTCCCCCCCTCCTGtgtggacctgcgcagaagggtaagtaacaagttaggggcatttgcccagcgggacgggtaggccagggggaggagggagggtgggcaacacacgggagggggaatttcactctagaggatctCTAGTAAATATAACTTATATACAGGTATTAGAAAGCCGAATGTCCAGAAAGTCCTCTATCTCCTTTGCAGTCcgttttaagcaaatcattccaATCTTAATATGATTTCCTattcatctgtaataataaaaaagtaactctTATTACATAAAACCCTATTGATCTCAAACAATCCacttggggttatttaatgtttaaaaaatacaaaaaaggaaggttgtgggcaacagtacataatattgtcattcgtttttagaaaccatgattaaaggaatggtaacaccaaaaaatgaaagttttttataaactacactggtaaaactgacatgtttgcttcagaaactctactagaGTTCATAAAaaaagcagctgtgtagccatgggggcagccattcaagcacaggatacacagtagataacagataagtactactatagtttatataaacaagctgctgtgtagccatgggggcccagccattcaagcacaggatacacagtagataacagataagtactactatagtttatataaacaagctgctgtgtagccatgggggcagccattccaagcacaggatacacagtagataacagataagtactactatagtttatataaacaagctgctgtgtagccatgggggcagccattcaagaataggatacacagtagataacagataagtactactatagtttatataaacaagctgctgtgtagccatgggggcagcaattcaagcacagtatacacagtagataacagataagtactactatagtttatataaacaagctgctgtgtagccatgagggcagccattcaagcacaagatacacagtagataacagataagtacgtAAGATTGTACGTACGTAAGTACGTAAGATTGGTGTGGTGATCCAAACTAAAGAAATATCTCTTATTGGGTAAACcccaggcagagagagagagagagagagagagagagagagagagagagagagagagagagagagagataatagatagatagatagatagatagatagatagatagatagatagatagatagatagatgatagatagatagatgattttttggacaaacataatatcaaaggctattgtgatactaagctctatagttagtataggtatgggtatatagaatttatgtaaaagtagggaggggtgtatgtatggatgctgggttttcatttggaggggttgaacttgatggactgtcttttttcaacccaatttaactatgtaactatgatagatagacagacagacagacagacagacagagagagagagagagagagagagagagagagagagagagagagaaagcgatATAGGCAGATAactagattgatagatagatagatagaaagaaagaaagaaagaaagaaagatagatagatagatagatagatagatgatagatagatagatagatagatagatagataatagatagatagatagatagatagatagatagatagatagatagatagataatagatagatagatagatagatagatagatagatagatagatagatgatagatagatagatagatagatagatagatagatagatagatagatagatagatagatagatgatagatagagagatagatagatagatagataatagatagatagatagatagatagatgatagatagatagatagatagatagatagatagatagatagatagatagatagatagatagatagatagataatagatagatagatagatagatagatagatagatggatagatagatgcaaGGTAGAAGgtacagacagatagacagaaaAGCAGACAATAATGGAAGTGATGCAAATGTTGACTTGCAGATTTGTCACCCACCCAGGCCCATTGGCCATGGCCGAAGTGTGAAAAAAGTCACCAGTTTACCTCAAGTGGGTAATGTTATGCTCTAGTGGGCAGAGCCCTTTCAACCAAACTTTTATTGCATGGCTGATGCAGGCTGGAACATTCTTGTCTgttctgtgtgtgtttttgtaatgACAGGTGGATAATGATAGTCAGACAAGACAGACAAGCCTTGGGTTCCTGTGCAGAACTCTGTCCCACTCTGTATGTGAATAGGgtttgtacagtatgtgtattgcCTAATCCTTGTGCCCCAGCAGGAAGCCTCCAGCCTACTTCTACTGCACTACCTGACACCTAGACCTTCATCTTCATCTTCACACCTTCTGGAGATATTCACACGTTTCCCCCAATCCCCGTCTGAGATCTCCAGCCCCCTATAAAGCCCCAGAAGGAGGGTCCCCATTCAGCATTCAGGCCCAGAGGAGGACACATCACTGTGGGAAGAGGCAGATTTGGAAGTGTGGCTGTGGCATTGGGATGCTTGGATATACCCAAGGGATGGAGCAGCTCTACAGCACCTACTTCTCCTCCAGTGACCACCTCATGAGCTCCAGGTCTGCCCTGGACTCCCTCGTGGGAACGGGTTTCCCTCCTGTACAACAGAATCCAGTACAGCAAGTTAATGTAAAAGGTAAGTCTTTATTATACAATTCCCATTTATATTATGTCATGTTTATAGCCCCCTTTAGGCAAAAATTGTCTCAGTTTATAACAAGATTTAAGCCACGGATTCAATATAGCAGCATTAGATTTGAGCTCTACTTTCATTTATTATCTAGATATCAGGCCCAATTTGACTAATGAGAATCAGTCACTAATAGAGATTCTTGTTCATCAAATAAAGATATCGGTGAGGGATTTATTATCTGAAGTCCCATGATTTAGAAATCTCTAGAATACAGCAAGGCTCTTCCTCACAGATTTCTCCTTCCTACAAGTCAGTACTTGTACCTGATGAAATGAGCTCACACCCTGGCCCTACGTATCTTGTACAATATATCCATTGAATGGGAAATGTATATCGGCCTGTTAGAGACCCAATCAAGCCATTGATCTGTCACAACACTAATCACTATTATATTCCATTAGCAGACATGAAGGCTGGGGAACAGCACAAGGAAGCCGCCAATCAGCAGAAAGTTTCCCCCACACTGATGTCCAATCGCAGGAGGAGAACTGTCTACAGTCCCTCAGATCTGGCCAGACTGGAGCAGAACTTCCAAACTAATATGTACCCAGACATCCACCAGCGGGAGGAAATGGCCAGGCAAATGGGCTTGCCCGAGTCTCGAGTTCAGGTGGGTACTTGTAATTTTTGGCCCTTTCTCTCCACTGCTGATCTGTACACCTGAGGCTGCATGTGTTAAACCCTACAGAGTTACTAAAGAAATATTCTGACTGTTTCCATTTATTGCTATGCAATGAGCTCATTGTTTGCCCTTTTATACCATTCAGGTTTGGTTCCAGAACAGGAGATCAAAAGCCAGACGCCAAGGATCCAGATCCACCAAGCCGGCTGGTGTGGGAGATTACTATAACAGCACCCCAATGTACAACCCAGCACCCACAGCCAATTGCACAAGCCCTGTAGCACAGCAGCGTATGTTGTCCTACCAGCAGCCATTGGCCACTCTACACTATGGCTTCCACCCAAATGTCACCATGCAAGGAACCAATCAGAGCAAGTATTCATCAGCATCAGCTCCACATTCAGGGAATGTGTCTCAGCTGCACCGGATGGGTTTTCAACAGCCAGTCCAACCCATTCAGCAGAATTATTTCCACTTGTCCCAGGACCTCCTGTCTTGCCCTGAATCCTCATGGGCAGCCACCAACCAAAGGCTCCCAGTACATCCGACAGCATCTAGTACCTACCCGCACAGTTACCAACCTAGTAAGCCCCTTACAGGCCACTATACCCAGGGTATGAGCCCTGGCAAGGAGACTGAGAGAGACCTCGGTGGAAGACATAACCAAGTTTCCATGCATTCTAACATCATGATGGATTTTAGCAACTTCCAACCCAAGAAGACCGTCACCCCCGATATGAACACCATCATCCCACAGATCCCAGATGCTACAGGCTGGAGCAACCAGGAGGGTACCGATGCCTACTCTACACAGGAGGCACTGCCCAGGGCACAATGTAGCCCCTATGGACATGGATATCCTGCCTCAGACTCAGGAGTGAGTGACACATCTACAGAGTCAATCTCAGAGTGGGAAGAGAATATTATAAGAACTCTATTCTGCGCCTGAACAATAGAAAGTGAAGGGGGTGTGGGGAACTATTTTAGGGCCATAGCTTGTAATATGACTCACCCCTTACACACATTAAGGCACTTGGACACTTGGCTCTTTACACAATGTGTTATTGTAACCTATTGTTAGATTGGGCACCTCTTTGGCAAGCACTGTGATGTTTGATGTGAAGATTTTAGCTACCagatatttctttatattatgATGAAACTTATAAAGTAAAATTTGCTTTATCAGATCATTGCTGTTTTGCTTTCTGATTGcctcatatttatttgtatttaaaggaatactgtcatgggaaaccaagtttttttcaaaacgcatcagttaatagtgctgctccagcagaattctgcactgaaatctgtttctcaaaagagcaaacagattttttttatatttaattatgaaatctgacttggggctagacaaattgtcagtttcccagctgcccccagtcatgtgacttgtgcactgataaacatcagtgctgtactgcaagctggagtgttatcaccccctccaatgggaaggttaccagatagcagctccctaacacaggatgtagatctaagaacaacactcaatagtaaaaagccaagtcccactgagacacattcagttacattgagtaggagaaacaacatcctgccagaaagcagttccatcctaaagtgctgttttttctgaacgcacatgaccaggcaaaatggcctgagatggcacctacacaacattattatacattttaaaaaaatacacttgctggttcaggaattatattttatatggtagagtgaattatttgcagtgtaaacagtgtaatttagaaataaaatctacaccataaaaatcatgacagaatccctttgataTTGTAAATCAGTATGGTTCCGATGTGTCTGGAActgcttttcattcatttcatttgcTCAACAAATGAACAAAGCATCAGAGGAACTAGCATATTGGTAGACCTTGAAAGAACTGCACAATAAATCACTAAGAAATGGAGCACCTCCCTTCTATaggtataaaaacaaatatacagagacgGAATGTTCtgataagctataccctcatgctGTAGTGTCATAGGATGGTATGGCATCTACTGTCCATATAGATAATAATTATATTCACATAATGAACTATACTCTCATACAAGGGGAACAATATGGCTGTAAGCagccctatatataaatacaagtataaaAAGAAGGAATGTTAAACACCCAAAgagatttttttgcaaatgtggTCTATAGTATTTTTTGTAGGTTACAGTTGTAATCTGCtgtctaataaaatattttgtacgGTGGAGCAGAAACTCATGGCTATTCAAATATCTATCTATAAAAAGTGGCtatcattttgcttgactaatcagATAAAGGAAGCTTTGGATATATGTTATTTGATGCaactaatatggcagcccccGTATATGTAGATTATATTAGTGGTATTCCATGCAAAGTTATTACTTCATACTTTACAAAACGGGGGTAACTGTTTTGGCTTTCAATGTAATAGAGGAACCAGTATGATCTTTGGGGGGGTGACAGTGTAGCATTTGACTCATTTTAGCCAAACAGGAAGTCCTTTGTTGCCCCCTGTCTCATGCAGTCAACATTCAGGCACATAGTACAGCACCAGGGCCTGTTTTCTAGACTGGGGGAGGTCTTTTCCCTTGTTTCCCTCACATCCTGAAGGCAGTCTGAGGGCCTCTTGAAAACTAAATTACACATGTCCTCAACGTGAGCTTGATTATGGTGATCAAACCCCTTGTGTTTTCTAAACCTGGAGACAAGGTCCAAACAACCAGAACTTTAAGCACCAATCGCTAGGGTTGCTGAGCAGCCCATGCATGAGCTATTAAGCCTTGATAAGAGCAATCACTGTTCAGTTCTCTTCAGTGAGTTTGTGCTCCAATGCAGAGACAGATCTGACTGCAACATGGTGCCTATTTACCAACCAGTCTCCTCTTCTACTGTCACAGCCAAGACTTCAGACTAGCTAAATatattcatttgtgtttttatcataaaccatTAGTGAGCCCCAATGGCAGTTAACAAGTTCCCACAGCATAAACCCTCCACAGTGGTGAGAGATTACTAGGGGTCATTGCCCAAGGAAACCTTTAGAAAGTATGCACTGATCTGCTTTGTCTGGGTCAATGGCCATTCTGGAGCAGATAGACCTGTGCACTTTGCAAAATTCTGTCCCACACTTTAAAAATCTGGGTAGATTGGTCCAATTTTGCCCTGTTTCTGGTTATCACTTTTACTAGGGACAAAGCCTGGAGGTTCAATATGTAAGTTAGACAAGGCCTCGGTATCAAAAAGAAAGCAAGAACCATTTATTAAACAACTTTGTTTAGTGCCTAAATTCCATATGTCCTATGGCACGTGGACCAGTTTtctgtgtgccatagccctacaCGACTTATACGGTCACAAGACTAGTGATGCTTTACACTTGTATCTCAGTATATTCACACTCGCACCTCACATACAGGTGTAAATGTATTAGTCCAGCCTGGGTTCAAGGATCAAAGCCCGTCCGTATTTACCTTTCCACATGATCAAAAGACCAGCCTGATGCACTACAAATCCTTTGACCTCAGCGGATACACAGACAATATTCAGGGAAGGTGGCAATGGCTCAGCTTTGCATATCCCCTGCCCACATCCCAAAGAGACAGTAGGCTTGTTATTTCCTCTGCGAGACAGCAGCTATGTGGCCTTTGTGGGTTATGTGTATACCTCCTGTACACGTCCTTGTTACTCTTTATTTATCGAATTCGAATAAAGTTGTATCCCTCTCTTCCACAGGATGTGCCTGGGCTACTTCCCCTTCATCAGATGTCTGTCCTGTCTAAATCTATAAAAAGGgatctttagttttcctttattaaatattaaaaagagtAGTAGATTCATTGATTGGTTCTACTGGGAATTGATTGGGTCTTGAATGTCAAAAAccataaagctggtcatagatgtaaagatttttaaaagatccaatcgttattgtgagaccacgattatctcaaaacgatcgtttaaatttacaatgtgtccatcaactaaaaagaccatttcaggtgatattgccagcaaaactgaagagtagctgcctgcttggaccTGCAAACAAAGATAGATTGAACTgggataaagatttttaaacctggcctatcaattttctgacagatatcGGACGAAAAATTGTAAGCTGTATGATCTTTCAAATCCCATTAACCGCACGGATTGGTTGGACTGCGCTGAAAtcgtcgttcaccaaagaagaaccgtcgcgtctatggggacctttacaattgtgagtccctccaaaaaacaGTTAAGGcagtaaaaaaagtacaaaatatttattaagacaTAGTAGACagcggcctaacgcgtttcgtgcctgttgggacATTATAGGCTTATGGGCATAcacaattttaatgtttttttttcatggatttgCACCTGTGGACTGGGGTAACTGTGAATATATCCTTCCCCTCTTGAATGTGGCAGACATTGGAGCAACACTAGTCTATGTTTAATTAGTATAATCTAAACTGCTTTATCTTCATAATCTGCTATCAAAGTCAAGGAAATTTAATTGAATAACCCCTAAGTAGGGTAACAATTGTTattctataaataaaacaaaaaaagaccgCTACAGCTCACCGTTCTTCCCTTAAATCCAGGTGCTCTgtcgacagtgtccccactgtggatACAGCAAAActaaacaggcagacggcacttctggggtaaggtttattggggttactgctgtaaaaaacttaacgcgtttcgggagtcaTAGGCATAGagccgtctgcctgttgagttttaacaattgttattgtttatgggaaaaaagcCATGATATAATATATTGGTTGACAAGTTGAAATAATACACAATTTCACAATGGCATAATCTACTAAGGatgatgtaatttttaatttttataccaCAGTAGCTTTACAGTGTAGGACTGGGTGTCCTGGGTGCCCACTACTGAACCTCTTACTCTTGCAGCAATTAGATATAGACAGTGGCAAAAAGTATAGTTTTATATGTAGGCCCATGTTTGGGAATAAGAAAGGGCTGGTGGGAATCTGTCTAGGATTGGGCCCAGTACCAGAGCCTGGTTCCACCAGGAGATTCTCTCATGAATCAGTTAGCCCATAAACAGTATTTTAATACCACTGTAATcacaattttttacttttttttttaacaatcactAAAACAAAACATCTCCCTATGATAATGTAACATGCGCTCCTGTTATTTGAGGCCACTCTAGTGAAGATCAGACCCCTCATTAAATAAATGAAGTGAACACTAAGACATTCTGAGAAATACCCACCCTCAAGCTAGACTTGACTGGTAATTAATGGACCGCTAATGGCACCACCCTGAAAACACATATCTGCTTGGCTGCTTTGTTTGTTGTGGGCTTAGAACAAAAAGGCTTATTTTGTGTATTGATTCAGGAAACCAGAGGGTCTGGGACAATGATAGTATGAATAACACAGGGCTTGGGGTGTCTGTATTATATGTCGAGGGAGCCTCATTGTGACATAGCTCGGTGATGTCTGAAAGAAGTATGAGGTCAAAGAATTTAATATGCAGGGTAGTGGCATATGGGGCATTTTAGGGCGATTTGCCCAACAGGATCTTTGTAAGCCAAATAAGCATGTGATTATTAACTTTTCCTATTAAAAATATGGCAGCCATGCAGTAAGTGATGGTTCCATTATACAACACATTGGCCTATAGTGGAAAAGCCAATGGTTCAATTAAAAAACCCATAATTCTGCCTATGCTGCAAATCACTGCCCCAGGGTCAAGTGATAAATTCAGATCAGCCCAATCCAGGCTATTTGGACCAAATGCTCATTACATGTATGGACATTTCAAGAACACTAGACCTGTTCCATCTATTAAGCAAAGAAACCTGAGACTCTAGACTTCCCCTGAAGAAAACCCAAGCTACCTTAGAGCGGTGGCACACTGGGCACTTTACTGAGGAGACTGAGCACCCATTGGACAACAAAGCAGCTTTGGTGTTGGAACCTTTACAGTACTGCACCAACTTTGACAGTAGCCGACCCCCATCCACATAACCGTGTACATCTCCAGTCCTAGCTTTCAAGGATTAATGTCTCTTGTGTGCCTATTAAAGACATTAATAATCtgatatgaattctgtgtatatttattgtgtgatttgtcttcccggcatatacttttatatatgttgtatttgtatgcattgtacagcgctgcggctccttaacagccctttacaaataaagttatacatacatacatacacaatcaCTGGTGTCTCAATCATTGGTGCTTAATTAcagagctggccatagacgcaaagatctgatcgtacgaattgaggattcatacgattttcggaccgtgtgtggagagtcccgtcattttttgtctggcggagatcggtcgtttggtcgatcggacaggttaaaagatttctgactgctgtcgataatatctctgcgtatattaccgattgtacgattttcagtgggagactgtcagtagcttttgtcggacattgcgtcggccatagacgcacagatctgatcgtacgaatcattgtacgatcggactttcccatctcccgacctgccactaaccattccgatcgaataaagtagaaaagaacagatcagccgatgttctgcccctgacagcaatcgtacgaaagttatgtctgacaaaagctagtgacagtctcccactgaaaagcgtatgatcggcaatacacgcagagatattatcggcagccgacagaaatcttttaacctgtccgattgacgaaacgaccgatctccgctggacgaaaaattacggaactctccacacacgttccgaaaaaagtatgaatcctcaattcgtatgatcagatctttgcgtctatggccatcttaagggatGCTCTGTAATGAAGCACCAATGATTGAGTGAGCTAATTAATGTCTCTGATCACCCAGCACCTTTTTGTCCCTGTACCCTTGCCCACTGTAATGTTCCCCTTGTTTTGGCCTCATGTAGCTCTTCACTGTCTGGCACAATCCTATTCTTCCAATGACTTTATCTCT from Xenopus laevis strain J_2021 chromosome 5S, Xenopus_laevis_v10.1, whole genome shotgun sequence includes the following:
- the bix1.3.S gene encoding Brachyury-inducible homeobox 1, gene 3 S homeolog (The RefSeq protein has 10 substitutions compared to this genomic sequence) — its product is MLGYTQGMEQLYSTYFSSSDHLMSSRSALDSLVGSGFPPVQQNPVQQVNVKDMKAGEHDKEAANQQKVSPTLMSNRRRRTVYSPSDLARLEQNFQTNMYPDIHQREEMARQMGLPESRVQVWFQNRRSKARRQGSRSTKPAGVGDYYNSTPMYNPAPTANCTSPVAQQRMLSYQQPLATLHYGFHPNVTMQGTNQSKYSSASAPHPGNVSQLHRMGFQQPVQPIQQNYFHLSQDLLSCPESSWAAPNQRRPVHPTASSTYPHSYQPSKPLTGHYTQGMSPGFETERDLGGRHNQVSMHSNIMMDFSNFQPKKTITPDMNTIIPQIPDATGWSNQEGTDAYSTQGALPRAQCSPYGHGYPASDSGVSDTSTESISDWEENIIRTLFCA
- the bix1.3.S gene encoding brachyury-inducible homeobox 1, gene 3 S homeolog isoform X1, producing MLGYTQGMEQLYSTYFSSSDHLMSSRSALDSLVGTGFPPVQQNPVQQVNVKADMKAGEQHKEAANQQKVSPTLMSNRRRRTVYSPSDLARLEQNFQTNMYPDIHQREEMARQMGLPESRVQVWFQNRRSKARRQGSRSTKPAGVGDYYNSTPMYNPAPTANCTSPVAQQRMLSYQQPLATLHYGFHPNVTMQGTNQSKYSSASAPHSGNVSQLHRMGFQQPVQPIQQNYFHLSQDLLSCPESSWAATNQRLPVHPTASSTYPHSYQPSKPLTGHYTQGMSPGKETERDLGGRHNQVSMHSNIMMDFSNFQPKKTVTPDMNTIIPQIPDATGWSNQEGTDAYSTQEALPRAQCSPYGHGYPASDSGVSDTSTESISEWEENIIRTLFCA